The Polynucleobacter sp. JS-Mosq-20-D10 region AATCCCGTCTTTGGAGCTTGAGTACCTTACGCAGGTCATCAATAACGCCATTCATCCACTTGTTCCCTGCAATTTCTTGGATTAATTCATGAAATTTGACATTAAATTCAAAAAACTGCCCGATATCGCGATCTGCAGCGGCCTTTTCGAGACGATGATGTAAATCATCCAATTCAGTTAGCTGAGCCTCAGTAGCATTAATTGCCGTCTCTTTTGCCGCCTGACCCTCCAGTAGGGAAAGAACAGTAAAGATTTGCTCTAAATCACGTCTATCAACCTCGGTGACATAAGAGCCTTTATTCATTTTGCTTGTGACAAGACCTTCGGAGGCAAGTACCTTAATGGCCTCACGCATGGGCGTGCGGCTAATTCCAAAGGCAGCAGCCAAGCTTTGCTCATCTAGCCAGCTTCCTGGGGCTAATTCATGGGAGAAGATTTGCTCTCGTAAACGCTCGGCAACATCTTCATAAAGAGGTCTGTTTATTAGTTTTGTATTCATAATTATGTATACAGTATCTAGACAAATTCAAAAAAGTCAAGCAAAATAGCCATACGAAAATTAGTCATGATGTAGAAAGCCAACCGGGAGTGCTTTGTGAGTACAAGTGAGAAAAAATCTGCATCGAATTCATCGAATACTTGGCCCAATGTGCCAGATTATGAT contains the following coding sequences:
- a CDS encoding GntR family transcriptional regulator, with translation MNTKLINRPLYEDVAERLREQIFSHELAPGSWLDEQSLAAAFGISRTPMREAIKVLASEGLVTSKMNKGSYVTEVDRRDLEQIFTVLSLLEGQAAKETAINATEAQLTELDDLHHRLEKAAADRDIGQFFEFNVKFHELIQEIAGNKWMNGVIDDLRKVLKLQRRDSLSRGGRLLSSLLEHREILQAILKRDPIAAELAMRNHLARGLEATK